The DNA region AGCATAAAATCCCGGAAATTCGTTTCTACTATCAGTCGGCTAGTGAGCATGCTGCAAAATTAGCAAAGATCGCGAAGCCAATTGATTCATTCAGGGCAAAATCGATGTTAGGTTGAAGGGGTTAAGCCGGTGAAACAGTTAAAAAGTCTCTCGATTTACTTAATCTTGCTCTATAGTGAAGCGCTATGGATGGTTTACGCCATCATCTTTTTTACGGGGAATGAACGAGGGATTGCTCCGGTTTTTGATTTAAAATGGTGGATCATCGCCTGTATAGCAGGATTTGTTCTTAACGTGCTTCTTGCGGGAAGGGTTCCTTATTTTGTGATGGTTTTTGGAAATGGCATCGTTCTCACGGGCTTGATCATTCTAAATTGGCTATCGAATATGCCTGAACTTACGTTAGGTTTAGGAATCGCTTTGAGCATCGCGGTAAGTGTTCTTTTTATTCGAAGTGCCAATTTTATTTACCGTGAGCCGTCCCGAACGCAAATGATGGGACACTTTGAAGGAAATATTGTGTTGTATGTGATTTATGTGCTGCTTTTTTCATTAAGTGATTGGTTTCAAGGAACAGTCCCTTTTCATATGTTATTTCTATTCGCCATTTTTATGAGTTTAATTGGGATGGTGTTCACTCTTCAAAGTCATGAAATAAATGACGGACAACAAGAGACTGATATTCAGAAAGTCGGCCAGTCCGGCTGGTTTGTTGGCGTGATTACTTTCTTGCTTGCCAGTCTTTCGCTTCTTTGTTTAGTAATGCTTATTCCTTCTATACGAACAGGATTGCATGCAGTTGCGATCACCTTACTTTCAGGAGCGAAGTGGGTAGGGACAAGCTTAATGAACATCGCTGTGTTTCTATTCAATTTATTTCCGGAATTAAATTCTACGGGGGAGTTGCCGCCACCTTCAGAAGAACAACCAAATTTTTCCGGTGACGGGAATGAAGAAATCCCTTTTACAATACCGATTGAATGGATGTTTATCCTTGTCGGTGCAATTGCTGTTATTGTGATTGCAGTCTGGATGGTAACGAAGTGGTTGAAAAATAAGCAGCCTCCCCAGTCTGTAAAATTACAAAGTTTGAAAGTAGTTAGAGGTTCATGGTGGAAAACAGTTGTTAGAAAAATGATCGCCCTTTATCATAAAATGGTATTGGGATGGAAAATGCGTTTTCCGCGATTTTATCATTTCCCGATTTATTGGCAATATCACCAACTTGAAAAATGGGGAAGAAAAAATGGAATCATTCGGTTAAAACATGAAACATCAATGGAGTATGTGGAAAAGGTCATTGATTATCTTGAGGATGTAGTTGAAGGTAAAAATTATGAGGTAAAAGAACTTTTACATCAGTTAAATCATACGTATCAGTCGACTTATTACGGTTCCGAAAATGGGTATTCTGTCAATGAATTCAAGTCCTTAATTAATGATTTAAAAAAGCTTCGCAACAACCAAAAAAATAACGCTAGCGAGACAAAAAATATATAGTACCGAAGTCAATGTAAAAAAAAGCATTGACTTTTTTTATTTGTTGCCATACTGTATATATAAACATACACACCATAACAGTATGGAGGGGGAATCACGTTGTTTAATTGGAAAAAAGCGTATTGGTTAGCAACCTTTGAAACGAAAAGGTCATTAAAAGGGATTATTAGTTTATTTTTCTTGTTGATTTTCTTTTTGTTCTTTTTTGTTTTTACAGCACACTTGCAGCACAGTTTGTTTCCTTACGATATTCTTTTCCTAATCGCTTTCGGAGCAGCAGCTGTTTGGTCGAAGCCGAAGGAATTCCAATACCAGAAGCTCGGAGAAGAATTATGGGCATCACCGTATTTTATTATGCTTCACCAATTGGCGGTTCCGAAAGACATTCTAATTAAAAGCAGATTTATTAATTACTACCTCTTTTCGATTCCGTTTCATATTCTTTTACTTGCCCTTTTATACATTTTTTCAGAACCGATGAGAGACTTTTTAACGGTTGGGGAATATTTATCATTTTCATTGATTTGGATTTGTTTTGGCATTTATTCCGGTTCGCTTTATCCGGCGAGTGATACAGGTGATGTGATATCAAATGTGAAACTTGTTGTTTATGGCATTGTGCTTGTTTTCAGTGGGATATTGGTCGTGATAGGGATTCGGTACTTTTCTGGACACGGTATTGTCTTTTGGACAATGATGGCTGCAAGAAATTGGCCGGTTTTGTCAGGTGGCTTATCGATCGTATTGGCAATCGCTGGGGTCAAATACTGGCTACATTATGCTGCTAAAAATATGAAAAGAATCGATTATCTTATTTAAGAGGTTGTTCAAAAAGGTACAGAAAATCCGCGGCGCATCTCTTCGTTACGGTCTAAAAAACCTTGCTTATGATGGGCCGGTTTTTTTCCTGCCTCGATCCGCTTGCGTCTGATTCCGTCCCATTTTGAACACGATTTAAAGGCTTTACAGAAAGAGAGGAAATCCCCTAATGAAAATGCCAATTCATTTATCGAAAGATTCTCGGGTGCCAATTTATCATCAAATTGAAGAACAAATGAAAGCTTTGATCGCAGGCGGCCAATTACATGCAGGAACGTTACTGCCGTCCATTCGTTCCCTTTCCAAAGATTTGGAAGTCAGTGTAATTACGACAAGACGAGCGTATCAAAACTTAGAATACGAAGGCTTCATACGCACAGTTCAAGGAAAAGGAACATTTGTGGCAGACATTGATGATACGCTAAAAAAACAAGTTAAAGTGTCAGCAGTCGAGCAGGCTTTTGAAAACGCCTTGGATATTGCGCTTAGGCACGATTATAACGTGGGGCAAATTGAAAAGATGTTTCAAGATGTCCTGTCTCGTTATATAAAAAAAGAAAAAGGAGAGTAGGCAAATGGAATGTTCAGCGGAGATGAATCAAGTAAAGAAAAAAATTGATGATTTTCAATTAGGCCCCATTGATTTGGATATACAAAGCGGATTAATTACTGCGTTAGTTGGCAGCAATGGTGCAGGTAAAAGCACGGTATTGAAAATGCTTATGAATTTGGTAAAGCAGGACGAAGGAACAATTACTCTTCTTAATGAACAGGTTGATGGAGATTCAGAAGAGTGGAAAGAGAAGGTAGCTTATTTGCCACAATCATTTCCAGGACTTGTTCCTTTTACAGGAATGGAACTTAAAAAATTAACTTCCGAATGGTATCCGAAGTGGGATGAACGTTTGTTTAATAAAATCAACAAGTTGTTTGATCTATCTTTAACAAAAAAGTTTGGAAAGTTATCTCAAGGTTCACAGCAAAAACTAAAGTTTGCACTCACATTACCGAGAAATCCAAATCTTCTTATTCTTGACGAACCAACTTCACATATGGACATTCCATCAAAGAAATTACTCATTGATCTTCTCGTTGAATGGATGGAGGAAGGAGCTCGTACAATCCTCCTAGCAACACATCAAGTGGAAGATATTCGAAAACTCGCCGATTATCTCGTTATTATGGATAAAGGACGTATGCTTGGTTCATTTGAGAAAGAAGAATTAATCGCGCAATATAAACAATATTGGGTAAAGGGAAGTCTCCCGCCTGTCACTGTTCCTGGGGAAATTGAACGTAAAGAAAATATGCTCGTAACAAAATGCCCAAGCCAAACGGAAGAATTTCTGAAAAACCGTGGCGTAACTTGGTCAACCGCAAAATCGTTAGAGTTAGATGAAATCATCTCTATAATGTTAACAAAATAATGATGTTCCTCTATCTTCCCATAGAAATAGAAAATCTATGGAAAACCACTCGTTTGAGAATTTATTGAGAGGCAATGATTTGATCATAGTTAATGGGGAAGTATGAATCAGGTTCTTTGTATGATAAAATAATAAGTAAGAAAATATATTTTTTACGTAAAAAGAAAGGGAGGGTTCAATTATGCCGTTAACTAAAAACAGTAAAGTTTCAAGTAACAAGTGGATAAGAACTTTATCAGATAGAGGTCAAACCGTTGTTCCAAAGAGTATTCGGGATTATTTGAACGTAAAGGGGGGAGACTCATTGGAATGGCATGTAAATGAGAATGGTGACGTCATTGTTAAGCCTAAAAAGAAGGTGAGTGTCATGGATTCTTATGGGATTTTGAAACCAGAGAAAAGTGTTAATGATGTTGATCAAGCGATCCGTGATTCCAAAAAAGTTTTTGCTAAAAAAAAACATAAAGAGGGTCGTTTATAAATGCCAGATCATTTTTGGGCAGATACGAATGTGATTATCCGGCATATTACAGGAGAACCACAAAAGCAAGCTGAAGAAGTTCAAGAGATTATGAGACATGTTGATGAGGGTACATTTATTTTGCATATCAATCCGATGGTTATCGCGGAATGTTGTTATGTATTGGAAGCAATCTACGAATTCAATAAAAAGGATATATCCAAAGCATTGAAGTTTTTTTTAGCTTCCGAAGGCATTGAGATGGAAGAAAAAAAGGAAACGGAAGATGCTTTAATCGTTTATGGGCAGAAGAATGTTGATTTTGAAGACGCTTATTTAGCTGAAACTGCTCGTTGCTCTTCAATTACTGCAATCATGACATTCGATAGTAAACATTTCAAACGATTAAATTGTGAATATTATACTCCTAAACAATTGATAGAGGTAAATGATTGATGGTTGGATGCTTTTTTCAAATGTGATTGCCAATAAGATACTTAGGGATTGAAGTGAAATGAGTATGCTTTCTGTAGAAAACTTGTATAAAACATACGGAGAAAAGGTGTTGTTTGATCACCTTTCTTTTTCAATTGCAGAGAAAGAAAGGGTTGGATTAATCGGTGTGAATGGCACAGGAAAGTCTACATTGCTTAAAGTGCTTGCAGGAGTGGATTCAGCCGATGATGGGAAGCTTGTGCATGCAAATGATTTTCAAATTGAATATTTGCCCCAAGATCCTGAGTTGGATGAAGAGCTAACAGTTTTTGAGCAAATCTACTATGGTGATTCGGAGCTTATGACTGTACTTCGCGATTACGAGCAAGCGTTAAGAGATCTTGATGCTGATCCAAAAGATAAGCAAAAACAAGATGCCGTTTTCGCTATGCAACAAAAAGTGGAACAGATCGGAGCATGGGAAGCGAGCACGGCTGTCAAAACGATTTTAACAAAGCTCGGTATTACTAATTTTGATGAACATGTCAAAGGATTATCAGGTGGTCAGAAAAAAAGGATTGCGATCGCAAAAGCATTGATTCAACCTGCTGATCTTTTGCTTTTAGATGAACCAACAAACCATTTAGATAACGAAACAGTCGAGTGGCTTGAGACACATTTAGCACGGTATAAAGGGGCATTGCTTGTCATTACCCATGATCGATATTTCCTGAACAGAGTAACGAACCGAATCTTTGAGTTGGATCACGGAAAACTATATGTGTATGACGGCAACTATGAACGGTTTTTAGAAAAGAAAGCGGAAAGAGAAGAGATTGCGGAAACAAATGAAAGAAAACGGCAGAATATACTTCGAAGAGAATTGGAATGGCTAAAAAGAGGAGCAAAAGCCAGAACAACAAAACAAAAGGCAAGAATGGGGCGTGTTCATCGCTTGCAGGATGAAGCTGGAATGGCCTCAAGCGAACGAATTGAAATGGCGGTTGGCGCTAGCCGGCTCGGGAAAAAAGTGATGGAAGCGAAGGGTATTTCGAAGATGCTCGGTAACCATACGCTTATCGAAGATTTCAGCTATCTTGTCGCGCCGGATGAACGACTTGGAATTATTGGACCGAATGGGATAGGGAAGTCAACACTCTTAAATATACTCGCAGGAAAGATAGAGCCTGATAAAGGCTTTGTTGATGTTGGAGCAACCGTGAAAATCGGCTATTATACGCAGAATTATCCTGAAATGGATAAAAATATGAAAGTGATTGAGTACATCAGAGAAGCGGCTGAAGTGATTAAGACAGCTGATGGGCGCTTTATAACAGCCGAGCAAATGCTGGAACGATTTTTATTTTCGAGACAAGCACAGTGGACATATATTCGCGGATTGT from Pueribacillus theae includes:
- a CDS encoding GntR family transcriptional regulator: MKMPIHLSKDSRVPIYHQIEEQMKALIAGGQLHAGTLLPSIRSLSKDLEVSVITTRRAYQNLEYEGFIRTVQGKGTFVADIDDTLKKQVKVSAVEQAFENALDIALRHDYNVGQIEKMFQDVLSRYIKKEKGE
- a CDS encoding ABC-F family ATP-binding cassette domain-containing protein, encoding MSMLSVENLYKTYGEKVLFDHLSFSIAEKERVGLIGVNGTGKSTLLKVLAGVDSADDGKLVHANDFQIEYLPQDPELDEELTVFEQIYYGDSELMTVLRDYEQALRDLDADPKDKQKQDAVFAMQQKVEQIGAWEASTAVKTILTKLGITNFDEHVKGLSGGQKKRIAIAKALIQPADLLLLDEPTNHLDNETVEWLETHLARYKGALLVITHDRYFLNRVTNRIFELDHGKLYVYDGNYERFLEKKAEREEIAETNERKRQNILRRELEWLKRGAKARTTKQKARMGRVHRLQDEAGMASSERIEMAVGASRLGKKVMEAKGISKMLGNHTLIEDFSYLVAPDERLGIIGPNGIGKSTLLNILAGKIEPDKGFVDVGATVKIGYYTQNYPEMDKNMKVIEYIREAAEVIKTADGRFITAEQMLERFLFSRQAQWTYIRGLSGGERRRLYLLRVLMGEPNVLFLDEPTNDLDTETLTILEDYLNDFPGVVITVSHDRYFLDKVVDRLLAFVGDGAIQRFDGNYSEYLALKQEKKAEESQKDVTEKAVKQPQKKERKKKLSSQQQKEWDGIEERIVALEERNEEIQAEIAAAGSDLDHVQELYTKQQEVEQQLEKEIERWTELSLLIEEID
- a CDS encoding AbrB/MazE/SpoVT family DNA-binding domain-containing protein, which produces MPLTKNSKVSSNKWIRTLSDRGQTVVPKSIRDYLNVKGGDSLEWHVNENGDVIVKPKKKVSVMDSYGILKPEKSVNDVDQAIRDSKKVFAKKKHKEGRL
- a CDS encoding PIN domain-containing protein, giving the protein MPDHFWADTNVIIRHITGEPQKQAEEVQEIMRHVDEGTFILHINPMVIAECCYVLEAIYEFNKKDISKALKFFLASEGIEMEEKKETEDALIVYGQKNVDFEDAYLAETARCSSITAIMTFDSKHFKRLNCEYYTPKQLIEVND
- a CDS encoding ABC transporter ATP-binding protein, encoding MECSAEMNQVKKKIDDFQLGPIDLDIQSGLITALVGSNGAGKSTVLKMLMNLVKQDEGTITLLNEQVDGDSEEWKEKVAYLPQSFPGLVPFTGMELKKLTSEWYPKWDERLFNKINKLFDLSLTKKFGKLSQGSQQKLKFALTLPRNPNLLILDEPTSHMDIPSKKLLIDLLVEWMEEGARTILLATHQVEDIRKLADYLVIMDKGRMLGSFEKEELIAQYKQYWVKGSLPPVTVPGEIERKENMLVTKCPSQTEEFLKNRGVTWSTAKSLELDEIISIMLTK